ATTCGTCGATTACGTTGTAATCATAAACCTCTAAATTGGAAACGCCTTCTTGTTCACAATAAGTGCGAATAAAATTGTTTATGCGTTCGTCTATCTCTACCACTACCACCCGTTTGGGCAGCCCGGTCAAAGTGGCGGCCACTGAAAATAAGTCGTCATCACCCAGAATAAAAATGTCGGTATTTTCAAGATCGCCTCTTTGATAGAGATAAACAACGCGTTTCATGGTATCGATGGGCCTTATAAATCCCTGGTCAAAGTCGCTAGTGGGAAGCGGCCGTCCCGCACAAATTTTGGCAAATTTTTCGTAGACCTTGGCAAAAAGGCCTTTAATTTCAACGCCCTGGCCACAAACATGGCAAAGGGTGTCTTCTAAAGGGTTTATATCAACATCTTTAGCAAGTTTTAAAACCTTGCCCTCCTGAACAATTAGGCCTTCTTTTAAAAGTTCCTGGACAACTTCAAAAAAAGCCACCAGATGAGAATCCTGATAATTTATCAATTCCCAAAAACTCATTGGCCTGGCTTTAAGAGCCCTGAGAATCTGATAACGAATGCGTTGTTTTTCTGTCATGTTTTACCTCCTTGGCTTGCCCACGGATAACAAAGCCTTAAGCTTTTGACAAGAGGCAAATCAAAAGGGCTTTACAACCTGGGATGCCATTACCAAATTGTTTTTTTGAGAAAATTTTTTCTTTTGGTATTATTATCGCGAAATTTCTATAAGGGGGTACCAAAATGGCAGAACTCTATCGTTTCGGGGTCTCAATGCCTGCTAAGTTACTTGAAGAATTTGATCGCTATATCGAACGCCGTCATTACACCAATCGCTCTGAAGCCATCAGGGACCTTATCCGCGAAAAGCTTGTAGAAGAAGAATGGCGTGAGAGTGACAAGGAAGTCATCGGCACCATCACTTATGTTTACGACCATCACAAAAGAGAACTTTCAGACCGCTTAATGGACATCCAGCATGACCATTACCAGGAAATCATCTCCACCCAGCACGTACATCTTGACCACGACCGCTGCCTTGAAGTTGTGATAGTAAAAGGAAAGGCTGAAGATGTCAAAAACCTTTCAGATAAAATAAAAGCCTTAAAAGGCATCATTCATTGCCAGCTGGCTATGACCACCACCGGGAGAAATCTTCCTGGATAATTATGGATAAGAGGTAAAATTTTCGCCTGGTTTTGGGCGGTACCCCCTTACGAACTCTTCGGCCTTGATGCGCTTTTTCCCTTCAACCTGAAGCTCGCCAATCTTTAATATCCCCTCTCCGGTGGCCACAAGGAGCTTTCCATTTTCAAGCCCAAGAATTTCCCCAGGGCTTGCTTTTGCGTCTTTTTTTTCGAAAGATGGGGCAAAAAATTTCACCAACTTGCCACGGAAATAGGCGTAAGCAGTGGGCCAGGGATCAAGGCCACGAATCAAATTGGCAAGTTCTTTAGCCGGGCGCGAAAAATCAAGTAGCCCGTCTTCTTTTTTGAGCATTGGTGCGTAAGAAACACCTTCTTCTGGCTGCTTTTGAGGGGTAAGTCTGCCTTCTTTTAGCAAGTTAAGTGCCCTGACTATGAGTTTGGCACCAAGTGCTGAGAGTTTGTCATGAAGGGTGCCTGCGGTGTCTTCTGGAGAAATGGGAAGAGACTCCATAAGCAGGATATCTCCTGTGTCCATGCCCTCGTCCATTTGCATAATGGTAATTCCGGTTTCTTTCTCTCCAGCAATGATGGCCCAATTTATAGGAGCTGCCCCTCTAAATTTTGGGAGAAGCGAAGCATGAACGTTAATACATACGTAACGTGGAATTGTTAAAACTTCGCTGGGTAAAATTTTCCCATAAGCCGCCACCACGATCACGTCAGGATTGAGAGATCTTAATTCTGTGAGAAATTTTTCATCTTTTATCTTTTGCGGCTGAAGCACCGGAACCCCCCGCTCAAGGGCTAAAACCTTAACAGGTGGCGGCGTAAGTTTTTTACCACGGCCCGCAGGCTTATCAGGCTGAGTCACCACGGCGACGACTTCGTCTTCGCTATCAAGTAAGGCATTCAAAATGGGAACCGCAAAGCTTGGGGTTCCCATAAAAACAAGGCGTAATTTTTTCATTTTCTCACCCACTTGCCAGGAGATTTTTCAATCCAGGTTCCTTTTGGCGCAGTTCGCTGCCATTCTTTGGCAAAAATCTGCTGAATCCTGGGAAGGTCTTTGGGCATAACTCCCAAAGCCTTCATAACTTCCTGGTAAAGGATCTTGCGGTCTTTATTTTCTGCTTCAAGAAGCCGCTTTACCGCCGCACGTTCTTTGAGCTTAAGACCATTAGGATTGCGCAGAACAATAAAGCCGTTTAGGGCTTCGCCAAAAACACCTCGCACAAGATAAGGCTTAAGCTTAGGGTAGCGGGCCTTCATACGGGCTTTCAGCTGCCTGATAGCAGGATTCGTAACCGCAAGCTCTTGTTGGGCATAGGCTACCTTGGGCCCAAGCTTTAAAAATGATTGATTATCTTCTGGCTTTGTCTCTTGCTTTTGTTTTAAGCCGCGCACCTCTTCGCTTATTTCTTTGGCGGCCTTTTCCACTTCTGCTGAAGGGAAATAGATGTTAATCGTTACACAGGACACAATTACTAAAGCAAGTAAACTAAAGATCATTTTTTTCTTCATATTGCCCTCCAAGAATATTTTCTTTTTTCAACGGCAAAATCTTTATTCGTGCACTGTGCTCCTCTAAAACAATTAACGCCCCACTCTTCAAGTATTTGTCATATTTGTTTAGCACCAAGAGAATTTTTGGAAAAATTTTTTGAGGGCGTATATCCAGAGTTCTAATCTGTATCACAGAAGGAAAATCAGCGTTTGTCGAGGCAAGGATAGAGCCAAAGTCTAAATCGTGGGTCAATATTATGTAACCGTTTGTCTTTGCCCAGAAAAATATTTCTTTATCTGTGGCATTTGGTTTTCCAACCTTAGACCAGTGAATAGCGTTAAAACCAGCATTTTCTAAAAGAGAAGTTAACTTGGGAGATAAGTTCATATCTATCAATATTTTCATGCTAGTTAAGCTACTTCTTTTATCTTCGGATCGTAAATTTCGATCTCTTCTACCTTCCAGGCAGCAAATGCCAAAGCTTGATCAATATCTTCTTCTTCTAGATAAGGATACAATTCTAAAATTTCTTTCTTATTCGTCCCTGAGGCAAGTAAACCTAAAATTGCCCCCACAGTAACACGTGTACCTCTAATACATGGTTTTCCTCCCATTATATTAGGGTCAAAAGTAATTCTATCTAACCCCTTCATTTTGCCCTCCAAGAATATTTTCTATACGTCTAATCATTTCCTTAAAAGAAATGATGCCTCCTGGATTTTGGTTTATCACATCCACCCCAAAAAGCCTGGGACCTTTAATGAGATATTCTTTGCCGTCTTTGTGAAACAAGCCTTTTAAATGAAAGAAGTCATTTTTGAGTTTACAACTAAATCCCAGCCTTTCATACCGCAAATTTTTGACAAACGGGACAAAAATAGAAGCCGAGCCTCCGCCAAGTTCTGCCATCTGGCGCACGGCCTTAAGGCTAATGCGTCTTTTCCCTTGCCAGCTGGGATCGTCTTCCAGACGAAGCTCAAAACGCTCAGGAAGAGTACCCACCATTACCAGGTTATTGACTTCTCCTTTTAGCCTTCCCGTTATCCGCCCAAGGCCAAAGGTTTTGGAAAGAATCGCCAGGTCAAGGCCCTTTATCTCAAGGTTGCCGCCGTATTTTGGTAAGACTCCTGGTTCAAAGAAAATGTCGTGAAAGACCACCTTGCCGCGAGCTATCTTAACTTCTAACTCACCATCGGCTAAAAATCTATTTTCTTTAAAGAAAAGCTTTGAAAATTTGCCTGATGCTTCTGGCTTTAAAAAATCATAGGGCGCGGGCAAACGAGGCCTGATATCCGCTAAAAGAACGCGGTTTAAAACGAAACTTTTAGTAGATAAATCGCCCTTGCCTTCTCCGACTGAAATTTTTCCGTCAAGCAGCGCCAGACTAAAAGGCGCAATAAAGACGCTTGGCGGACAGATTTTCCCCTGTATGAAAAGCGGCCCGGCAGCAATCACCTGCCCTTTTACCTTACGCCAGGCAAGGGAAAAAGGATTGCACTTTCCTGAAAGCGAATAAGCCCCGTTAATCGCGACGTTTTCAAAAACATGGCCCTGATAAACGATATTTCCCGTGTAATCTGTCTTTATGGTGTCTTTTTGTTGGTCGAGGGTGAGGGTTCCTTCCAAATTTAGCCTTTCAAGCCAGGGGAATTCTTCTCCGTAAGCCTCTACGATGAGTGGCTTAAAAAAATCTTCTACTTTAAGCGCTACTTTGCTTTTTTCAGGGAGCCTTAACTGGGGATAAACTTCAAGGCCGTTTATCTCCGCATATAAAGGCCCGGTGATCTTGATCTCCTGAAAGCGAAGGCCTTTATCCTGATAATTTGCGTTAAAGAAAAGGGCCAGGGGCTTTTTTAATTCGTAATACCAAGGGGCAAAATAAAATTCCCCGTTATCAAGTAAAACTTCTCCGGCAAAAGCCAAAGGCTTATCAAACTTCAGGGTTATCTTTCCCTTAATGCTCAAGCCATCGGCTATTTCATCAGGAGAGAGCTCAAAACCAAAGTCATTCAAAGAAAATTGAACATCGGCCTTTTTAAGCGGCTCTTCTGAGGAAAAAGAAGCCTTTATTTTTCCTTTTGCTTTGGCACCAAAAGTTGAAGCTATCTCGCCGAAAAATGCGTCACTTCCGGTAATCTCAGCGAAAATTTGCGTAAGATAGGGCTCTTTTTGGAAATTTCCTGAAAGCTTATAAGAAACCCTGAGTGCAGGCGTAAAATCCCCAAGGCCTTTTAGAACAAACTCATAAGAGGCAGGAGACCACCAGCCCTTAAAACCTGTCTTACCTGAAAAGACATTCTGATAGCGGCCTAGCCCCAAATTTTTTATCACGGCGTTGCCTTTAAAATGTGCTATGTGATCAGGGCCAAAAGAAGTTGCTACTTTCAATTGCAAAAGCCCTGTGTCTATCTCTTCTTTTTTCAACCACCTCGGCAGTTTTGAGAAGTCAACTTTTAGCGCCAAAGAAATGGCTTCTTTCAAATCTTCAAAATTATATCTTTCTCTAGAGACTTGCTTTTTCTCTTGGGCAGGAAAGTTGAGAGCTAATTTCTTTTGAGTAGTGAAGCCTCTTAAAAAATCGCCAAGACCTTTTATTTCTGCCTGCTTAAGCCTTATGAAAGTTTCTTTTTCCCCGATGATGCGCCAGGTGCCTTCATCCAGATAAATCTTGGCAAGGTAAACCGGAAGTGAAGACGACTTGTCTTCCCCGGCGAAAAAGTTTCCGCCACTGAAGTTGCTCAAAGAGACCCTTAGCCCCCTTTCTTTCAGGGAAAAAGCAAAACTGGCCTCTTTCGCATCAAGAAAAAAGTCTTTTCCTCTTACGCTTAAACCAGAAAAATAGATTTTTCCGTTTTCAACCTTAAGGGTTTGAGCTTTAAGGGAGATGCCTTTTTCGGCAAGGAGCTTCTGGAAGGCATAAAACAAAATAGCATCACGAAAGAGATAAAGCGCAAATAAAAAACAAAAAATAAAGCTCAGCAGAAAAAATAATTTCTTTCGCATAATAAAAAGGCCGGGGGGAGAGTCCCCGGCCTTTTATTTTATCAGGCTACTTTGGCCTCGGGAATCTCTTCAGGAAAGTGCTTCCTGAAATCAAGACCGCCTTTGGTTTCGTCGTAATCCACCAGGATGTGATCGCCTTCCTGGAAAGTACCTTCAAGAATCTTCACTGCCAACGGATCTTCAATGTAGCGCTGGATAGCACGCTTAAGCGGACGCGCCCCGTAAACAGGATCGTAACCCACTTCGGCAAGCCACTCTTTGGCCCGATCGGTAAGCTCAATGGTAATGTGGCGCTCTTCAAGACGCTGACGAAGATAGCGAATCTGAATATCCACAATCTTCTTGAGATGTTCTTTGGTGAGCTTGTTGAAGATGATAATCTCGTCAATACGGTTCAGGAATTCTGGCCTGAAGTGCGCCCGCACAGCCTCCATCACTAAACGCTCAGCGTCTTTCCTATCCTCAAGCTCCATTACGTACTGTGAACCAAGGTTAGAGGTCATGATGATAATGGTGTTCTGGAAATTCACCGTGCGGCCTTTGCTGTCTGTAAGACGGCCGTCATCAAGGATCTGGAGCAAGATGTTAAACACATCGGGATGCGCCTTTTCTATTTCGTCAAAAAGAATCACAGAATAAGGCCGTCTGCGCACGGCTTCGGTAAGCTGGCCCCCTTCTTCATAGCCCACATACCCAGGAGGCGCGCCTATGAGCTTAGAAACAGCGTGTTTTTCCATATATTCAGACATGTCGAAACGTATAAGTGCTTGCTCGGTGTCAAACATGAACTCTGCCAAAGCCTTGGCAAGCTCGGTCTTACCAACACCTGTGGGCCCAAGGAACATAAAAGACCCAATAGGACGATTCGGGTCTTTAAGTCCGGCACGGGCCCTGCGCACAGCATTGGCAATGGCCTTGATAGCATGGTCCTGACCAACCACTCGCTGGGCCAGGCGTTCTTCCATCTTAAGGAGCTTTTCGCGCTCAGATTCAAGAAGCTTGGTAACAGGAATTCCTGTCCACTTGGCCACCACTTCGGCAATGTCTTCCGCGGTAACTTCTTCTTTTAAGAAACTTTTGCCCTCTTTTTGAAGCTCCTCTAGCTTTTTGTTCCATTCCTCAAGCTCTTTTTCAAGCTGAGGGATACGGCCATAAATGATTTCGGCCACTTTGTTTAAATCACCCTGACGTTCAGCCTGTTGGGCTTCAATGCGGAGTTGGTCGATTTTTTCTTTGATGGCCCGTATTTTCTGGATGATTTCCTTTTCCTTTTGCCACTGGGCCTTCATTTCTTCGAGCTTTTTGCGAAGCTCATCAAGCTGCTCTTCGATCTTTTTACGACGCTCAACCGCCCGTGGGTCAGTCTCCCTTTCAAGGGCCATCTTTTCGATTTCAAGCTGCTTTATCTTGCGCTCGATTTCGTCGATCTCTGTGGGCATGGACTCGATCTCGATACGAAGCTTGGCCGCAGCCTCGTCGATTAGGTCGATGGCTTTGTCAGGGAGATAGCGATCGGTGATATAACGGGCAGAAAGCTGCACCGCTGCCACGATAGCGCTGTCAGTAATGCGCACACCGTGATGAACCTCAAATTTTTCCTTCAAACCACGCAGAATAGCAATGGCCTCTTCAACAGAGGGCTCATCAACGTAAACGGGCTGAAAACGGCGTTCAAGAGCCGGGTCTTTTTCAATGTATTTGCGGTATTCGTCAATCGTGGTGGCACCGATACAATGGAGCTCTCCTCGTGCCAGCGCAGGCTTTAGCATGTTAGCCGCATCCATTGCGCCCTCAGCAGCGCCAGCCCCCACTATCGTATGAATCTCGTCGATGAAAAGGATTATTTCGCCTTCGCTCTCGGTGACTTCTTTTAGGACTGCCTTTAGGCGTTCTTCGAATTCACCTCGATACTTGGCACCGGCAAGAAGCGCACCCACATCAAGCTGAACAATACGTTTATTTTTAAGGGGCTCTGGGACATCCCCTGAAACAATACGCTGGGCAAGGCCTTCTACAATAGCAGTTTTACCAACACCAGGCTCACCCACTAGCACCGGGTTATTTTTCGTGCGCCTGGAAAGAATTTGTATTACGCGGCGAATTTCTTCGTCACGACCAATAACAGGATCAAGTTTTCCTGCCTTGGCCAAAGCGGTTAAGTCACGGCCAAATTTTTCAAGGGCCTGATATTTGTCTTCGGGATTCTGGTCAGTAACCCGCTGGCCTTTGCGGATCTGGTTAATCACTTCCATCAAGTTTTCTTTGGTGATGCCACGCCTTTTAAGTATTTCAGCAGAAGGCGTATTGCTCTCGAGAATGGCTAAAAGGAGGTGCTCGGTAGAGACGTAATCATCGCGCATCTCAGAGGCAAGGCGCATAGCGCGCTCAAGCACCTGCTTCAGATTGGGAGAAAGATAGACCTGAAATCCCGTTCCTGAAACAGAAGGGATCTTGTCAAGAACTTCATCAACGTCAGAAGAAATAAGTTTGTTGTTAATGCCCAGGCGATCGAGAATCATGGGCACCAGTCCATCTTCTTGCTCAACCAGGGCCTTGAGAAGGTGCTCTACTTCCATATTTTGATGGCCGCGGGTTTCCGCAAGCCGTTGCGCTTCCTGGATAGCGTCTTGAGATTTAAAGGTGAATTTTTCAAGTCTCATATTTCTACCTCCTGTATTTTTTCATTTTTTCCAATTTTTTAGCGATTTAACGCTTTCGCTTGGGAAGGTAAGGATGGTGGTTTCCGGTGTCAAGAAGCGGCAAATTTTTCCCAGGCGGAAAATCTTTCCTAGGAAATTTTTGCTTGTTATTTTCTTTGTCAGCCCAAGCCTTCTCCTCTTCTGAGCGAAGCGAAGAGCCTGCCCTGAGCCAAATCCCTGAGTAACAGGCGAGGGGGCCTTTCTTTCCAACGTCATTCTGAGCCGCAGGCGAAGAATCCAATAATCGATCTGTGGACGCTTCAGTCGATTCGCTTCCTCAGCAGCATGACAGTAGCAGTGTCATCCCTAGTCATTAACCGTGATGAGCGATTACTCACAGCGAAAAAGCATTGCGGGGCAGGGCATCTGGCCTGTCCCCTTAAGACCCATTTTCACAGGAGTGGGAAGGGATCTCCAAGAGGAACGTCACTCCCAACAACAACTGGCATGCCCGTTGCAGTAACAAATCAGCAGCAAAGGAGGGCAAAATGAAAATCGAAGCAAGCATGTCAAATAACTCTCTGGGTGCTTTTAACACAAATAATTCGAATTCTTTTAACGCTGGACTAGATTTCTTTGCTCTTTTATTGGGGCTCCTAGGAAAAGGTGGAGCTATTTTTACGGAAATAAAAGGAAACATAAGCGAAGAAATAAGCAATAAAAATTTAGCAGATCTTGAAAATCAGTTGGCAGACATCCCATTTTTAAAGGATTTTCTTGAAAAATTTCAGAAACTTTCAGAAGGCTCCAAGGGAGAAGAAACATCTGATTTATCTAATTTATCTGATTTAATAGCCTTTCTCAAGAACCATACTAAAAAATTACATCTTACCAACAAAGAAACTGATGAAAATATAAATAAAGACGAAGAAATTGCAATAATAAATTCCTATTTCAATAATTTTACTAATGGAAAGTTACCTCAAGAAAATAAAACACAAGAAAACTATTTAAACAATGATATCGTAAAAATTTTAGAAAAAAGCAACAATACTACACCAAGCAAAATATTAAAGGAAATAATCAGCAAAAAAGAAGCTTACATTTCTAAAGAAAACGAGCTTAAAATCCAAAAAACCATCCAGAATAAAAAAACACAAGAAACCAACAACAAAGTAGAACTCCCGAAAAAAGACATTTCCAGCGAGTACTTACTAAACAAGAACTACCAAAACATCAGTAAAACCCCCCAGGACAATACGCAGAAAATTAAAGATAATTATTTTAACCCAAAAGATAAGGAAATCCAACCACCAAATAGCACAAACAAAGCCTTAACCCAAAACGAAAAATTTTTGAAAATGGAAAAAAACATTGAAAAACAAGACAAAATAGACAAACTCGAAATCAGAAAAGACCCGGTCAATAATAATAACACAGATAAAATTACAACAAAAGAACTTAATAAAAACATCAAAGACATAAACCAAAAAGCAGACGAACACATCAAAAACACATTAGAAATGAAATCTCAGCTTAAATTCCAGCCAGAACACAAAGCAAAAGAAATTGATGACAGACACCAAAATACAGAAATTAATTTTGTGAGACACAACCTTCAAAACCAAAAAATTCAAAACCAAGAACATCAAACGTACTTACAAAAAAATACAGAAATTAGACCTCAAGAAATACCTCACTTTGTTAAAGAACTAATCATCAAAACCAACAATGAAGGCAAGCACCATATAAAGATAAAACTTGATCCTCCTAATCTGGGAGAAGTAAAAATATCAATGTCAATTGACAAAGGAGAAGTAAAACTAATCTTCACGGTGGAGAATTCCCAGGCAGCACAGGCCCTACAACAGCAAATAAACAATCTAAATAAAGCCATTTTAGATTGTGGCTTACAACTGAATAGTTGTCATATTAATCTAGGACAAAATCAAGATGAACAAAAGAAAAATTTTCAGGGGAACCAAGATAAGAAGAAAGTAGCTAAGATAGGAAACGACTTAAATGAAGAATCAAAAGTTCCTGATTATTACCAGGGAATAATAAATATTAAAATTTAAACTTAGGAGTTAGCTTATGATCTCCGGCAAAACACAGCTTGAAGAAAAGCCTAGTCTTTTCCAGGAAGTTGATACTAACAAACCAAAAATAAGAGAACCTAAAAAAGTCCTAGATCGGGATGATTTTATGGTTTTATTCATCAAACAATTAGAGTTTCAAGATCCCTTAAAACCTCTTGAAAATAACGAAATGGCTACTCAACTAGCCCTTTTCAATCAGGTTGATCAGTTATTCGATCTAAATGAAAAGATTAAACAGCTTGTTGACATTGCCCAAAATGACAATCTTCAGACCATCTCAGGACTTATTGGTAAAAAAGCACTTGTTAAAAGCAGTACCGGACGCGTTGAAAATGGCAATTTCTTAGGTGGAAAACTCATCCTTGAACAACCTATAAACGATGTCGCGCTAAAAATATATGACGAAAAAGGAAAACTTATAAAAACACTAGATATAGGTGCACTTTCTGCAGGAGAACATTCTATTGATTGGGATGCTAAAGACAAAGATGGAAACCCAGTCTCTGACGGAAATTATCGCTTTTACGTAGAAACTCCAACAGCAGAAGAAAAATCTTATGTAACAATTAAGACTGTTGGACGTATTACAGGTGCTTTACTTGAAGACAACAAATATCAACTCCTGTTTAACGGACACGAAGAAATAGACTTATCAGAGCTTGAAAAAATCATGGCTGAGGAGGCTTAAATAATGGGCTTGTTTGGAAGCATTTACGTCGGCAAAAGCGGCGTCTCATCCATGAGCCATGGGATAGGCGTCACTGCTGATAACCTTGCTAACCTTGAAAGCACTGGATTTCGAGGAAGCAGAGCCCTTTTTGAAGACTTTTTTGCCAGGGCCAACACCGAAGCACCTCCCTACGACGAAAAAGGCCTGGGCTCAAGGGTTAAGGACATAGAAGTACTTTACAACGAAGGTCCTATTAAACAGACTGAGCAACCTTCAGATATGGCTATTTCGGGGAAGGGATTTTTCACCGTTTCTGACGGCGAAAATTTATACTATACCCGGGACGGCCAGTTTCTTCCCCGCGAAGTTGAAGAAGGTCGCATGCGTCTTTCGCTTCCCACAGGCTACGATCTTTTGGGCTGGATTTGTCCCGAAGGGGTTGATTGCAGCACCATTACCTCAGGTGACTTAACACCCGTTGAATTTGCACGCTATATAAACGGTCAGGCCACAAGCAAAATAACAATTCAAATGAATTTTGATACCAGCAAACCCGCTGAAGAAACCGACTCGAATCTTTTCGATTTATGGAACGCCAATAATTCCCCTCCCCTTGAGGACGGGGCCTATGATTTTAAAGTGGATATACCCGTTTATGATGGCCTCGGTAACCTTCATGATCTTAATCTTTACGTGGACAGGACTTCTGACCCTCAGGTTTTTGAATTTTTAATAGGAATCCCCCCTGAAGCTGATCCCCGGGGGACAGGGCCTTATTCAGGCGCCTTAATGACAGGAAGAATCCGCTTCGGTTACTTAGGGCAGCTTGAATCTTTAGAAGACTTACAACTTGTTAGTGATGTTTCTGGCACAAGAACACCTCTTAACACTTATTCAGATGAGGGGTTCCCGGTTTTTACGGTAGATTTTGGAGCAGGCCCTCAGCAAATTGCCCTTGATTTTGGCACACGCTTCAATGTGGCAAACAATACCTGGGAACGCCTAGAAGACCATGCTAGCACGGCATTTGCTTCACCCTACGCCGTGCTTAACCAAAACGTAGATGGCTATCCACCTGGATTTTTTGAAACACTTAATATTACCGAAGACGGCGTTTTACAGATCTCTTATACCAACAATCAAACCTTTGATGTTGCGCGTATTCCTTTGGCCCTTTTCGGCAGCCCTGACGAATTAGAGCGTGCAGGGGGAAACCTTTTTAAAGCTGTAGCTGGAACAACTCCTGAAATGATTCCTCCAGGGAAAAGTAGCCCTGGGGCTATTTTTGGAGGAGCACTTGAAGGCTCAAACGTAGATGTAGCCAATGAGATGGTTCATCTTATAACTCTCCAGCGGGCTTTCCAGAGCAATGCCCGCATAATCACCACGGCGGACCAAATGCTAGAAGACTTTTTAAGACAAGTTTAGGAATTTTGAGCTGACTAACCAATGCTGACGAAAAATATTACTAGGAACTTATAGGAGGTAAGTTATGGGTTTGACTGATGCCCTTTTTGCAGGAACAAGTGGCTTAAGGAGCCTTGGTCACGGCATGAGCGTAGTTGGCGATAACGTGGCCAACCTGAATACCTCTGCCTTTAAAGGGGCCCGTATTACATTTTCAGACGTTATGGCCCAAAGGATTAACACTTCTTCTGGCTCCGGGCAGATGGGTCGCGGGGCTTCCATCAACGCCCTTTATCCTATGATGCAACAGGGTTCCTTTGAAAGCACCGCTAGCCCCACCGACCTTGCCATCGCGGGAAATGGTTTTTTTATCCTTAAGGAACCTGGCTCTAGCGGTAATACTTTTTACACCCGAGATGGCCAGTTCCTTGTAGAAAAACAGGGATACTTGGTCAATCCTGCGGGGTTTAGAGTTCAAGGGTGGCAAATA
The sequence above is drawn from the Thermodesulfatator atlanticus DSM 21156 genome and encodes:
- the nikR gene encoding nickel-responsive transcriptional regulator NikR; protein product: MAELYRFGVSMPAKLLEEFDRYIERRHYTNRSEAIRDLIREKLVEEEWRESDKEVIGTITYVYDHHKRELSDRLMDIQHDHYQEIISTQHVHLDHDRCLEVVIVKGKAEDVKNLSDKIKALKGIIHCQLAMTTTGRNLPG
- a CDS encoding DUF5615 family PIN-like protein, which produces MKILIDMNLSPKLTSLLENAGFNAIHWSKVGKPNATDKEIFFWAKTNGYIILTHDLDFGSILASTNADFPSVIQIRTLDIRPQKIFPKILLVLNKYDKYLKSGALIVLEEHSARIKILPLKKENILGGQYEEKNDL
- a CDS encoding DUF433 domain-containing protein; amino-acid sequence: MKGLDRITFDPNIMGGKPCIRGTRVTVGAILGLLASGTNKKEILELYPYLEEEDIDQALAFAAWKVEEIEIYDPKIKEVA
- a CDS encoding DUF1318 domain-containing protein — its product is MKKKMIFSLLALVIVSCVTINIYFPSAEVEKAAKEISEEVRGLKQKQETKPEDNQSFLKLGPKVAYAQQELAVTNPAIRQLKARMKARYPKLKPYLVRGVFGEALNGFIVLRNPNGLKLKERAAVKRLLEAENKDRKILYQEVMKALGVMPKDLPRIQQIFAKEWQRTAPKGTWIEKSPGKWVRK
- a CDS encoding bis-aminopropyl spermidine synthase family protein produces the protein MTEKQRIRYQILRALKARPMSFWELINYQDSHLVAFFEVVQELLKEGLIVQEGKVLKLAKDVDINPLEDTLCHVCGQGVEIKGLFAKVYEKFAKICAGRPLPTSDFDQGFIRPIDTMKRVVYLYQRGDLENTDIFILGDDDLFSVAATLTGLPKRVVVVEIDERINNFIRTYCEQEGVSNLEVYDYNVIDELHEDLRKRFDVFVTDPVETKKGLKLFVGRCIEALKGPGSVGYMGFTHREASLRKWFDFQKFILAAGMVITDILRDFTTYPEQENRWEDFYRTYEIMKKMELPLPEVDWYKSCFVRFEVIEGPVLPPFEKPKDLKELYFDDESWATPLPSFMEEN
- the clpB gene encoding ATP-dependent chaperone ClpB → MRLEKFTFKSQDAIQEAQRLAETRGHQNMEVEHLLKALVEQEDGLVPMILDRLGINNKLISSDVDEVLDKIPSVSGTGFQVYLSPNLKQVLERAMRLASEMRDDYVSTEHLLLAILESNTPSAEILKRRGITKENLMEVINQIRKGQRVTDQNPEDKYQALEKFGRDLTALAKAGKLDPVIGRDEEIRRVIQILSRRTKNNPVLVGEPGVGKTAIVEGLAQRIVSGDVPEPLKNKRIVQLDVGALLAGAKYRGEFEERLKAVLKEVTESEGEIILFIDEIHTIVGAGAAEGAMDAANMLKPALARGELHCIGATTIDEYRKYIEKDPALERRFQPVYVDEPSVEEAIAILRGLKEKFEVHHGVRITDSAIVAAVQLSARYITDRYLPDKAIDLIDEAAAKLRIEIESMPTEIDEIERKIKQLEIEKMALERETDPRAVERRKKIEEQLDELRKKLEEMKAQWQKEKEIIQKIRAIKEKIDQLRIEAQQAERQGDLNKVAEIIYGRIPQLEKELEEWNKKLEELQKEGKSFLKEEVTAEDIAEVVAKWTGIPVTKLLESEREKLLKMEERLAQRVVGQDHAIKAIANAVRRARAGLKDPNRPIGSFMFLGPTGVGKTELAKALAEFMFDTEQALIRFDMSEYMEKHAVSKLIGAPPGYVGYEEGGQLTEAVRRRPYSVILFDEIEKAHPDVFNILLQILDDGRLTDSKGRTVNFQNTIIIMTSNLGSQYVMELEDRKDAERLVMEAVRAHFRPEFLNRIDEIIIFNKLTKEHLKKIVDIQIRYLRQRLEERHITIELTDRAKEWLAEVGYDPVYGARPLKRAIQRYIEDPLAVKILEGTFQEGDHILVDYDETKGGLDFRKHFPEEIPEAKVA
- a CDS encoding flagellar hook-length control protein FliK, with product MKIEASMSNNSLGAFNTNNSNSFNAGLDFFALLLGLLGKGGAIFTEIKGNISEEISNKNLADLENQLADIPFLKDFLEKFQKLSEGSKGEETSDLSNLSDLIAFLKNHTKKLHLTNKETDENINKDEEIAIINSYFNNFTNGKLPQENKTQENYLNNDIVKILEKSNNTTPSKILKEIISKKEAYISKENELKIQKTIQNKKTQETNNKVELPKKDISSEYLLNKNYQNISKTPQDNTQKIKDNYFNPKDKEIQPPNSTNKALTQNEKFLKMEKNIEKQDKIDKLEIRKDPVNNNNTDKITTKELNKNIKDINQKADEHIKNTLEMKSQLKFQPEHKAKEIDDRHQNTEINFVRHNLQNQKIQNQEHQTYLQKNTEIRPQEIPHFVKELIIKTNNEGKHHIKIKLDPPNLGEVKISMSIDKGEVKLIFTVENSQAAQALQQQINNLNKAILDCGLQLNSCHINLGQNQDEQKKNFQGNQDKKKVAKIGNDLNEESKVPDYYQGIINIKI
- the fmt gene encoding methionyl-tRNA formyltransferase, translated to MKKLRLVFMGTPSFAVPILNALLDSEDEVVAVVTQPDKPAGRGKKLTPPPVKVLALERGVPVLQPQKIKDEKFLTELRSLNPDVIVVAAYGKILPSEVLTIPRYVCINVHASLLPKFRGAAPINWAIIAGEKETGITIMQMDEGMDTGDILLMESLPISPEDTAGTLHDKLSALGAKLIVRALNLLKEGRLTPQKQPEEGVSYAPMLKKEDGLLDFSRPAKELANLIRGLDPWPTAYAYFRGKLVKFFAPSFEKKDAKASPGEILGLENGKLLVATGEGILKIGELQVEGKKRIKAEEFVRGYRPKPGENFTSYP